In a single window of the Corvus cornix cornix isolate S_Up_H32 chromosome 22, ASM73873v5, whole genome shotgun sequence genome:
- the KANSL3 gene encoding KAT8 regulatory NSL complex subunit 3 isoform X8, with protein sequence MTGTFLWKMVISTWFGCFFLSFRISKAKKKSEGLTQSMVDRCIQDEIADFLTGVLTRAESHSGSEPRDLDAEKKKKPRDSSRRDLSFELPERSSRPASPAAKVPASPSGSEDLSSVSSSPTSSPKTKVAALSLPKPSQVGPTQLLKRQVPRPDTVLTHKQAQAQFAAFLKQNMLVRKALPPGTSSCLFVPVSSEHSDGADREDVRVQLKRHQTPSPTQCAKASKRAKIKVTIVSHGDAAAVGTGAALSTQAEIVSGKPLPVGQSVSSAKELSGLLSSPKLSSAAAEASLSPAPAGIPSSSAPSAFHALQSRLVASSTHGLQAQPAPALPGTRPALGRGGEGAASASSLLQGLSFSLQDIGTKSSSLPASVAAAASPVQSSAVKAPTALQSLGAITTDTGAIVRTIPVATSLSLGASASGKPTAIHQLLTNGGLAKLASSLPGLAQISNQAAGLKAPTTITVTLRGQPGRVGTLSQAALGTAQPQPEEQTQGPQ encoded by the exons ATGACGGGaacatttctgtggaaaatggTGATTTCCAcctggtttggttgtttttttctttcctttaggaTAAGCAAAGCCAAAAAGAAGTCAGAAGGGCTGACCCAGAGCATGGTGGACAGGTGCATCCAG GATGAGATCGCCGACTTCCTGACGGGAGTGCTGACCCGAGCCGAGAGCCACTCGGGCTCCGAGCCCCGCGACCTGGACGctgagaagaagaagaagcccCGAGATTCCAGCAGGAGGGATCTGTCCTTTGAGCTGCCCGAGAGGAGCAGCAGACCCGCCTCCCCTGCAGCCAAAGTGCCAGCCTCGCCCTCGGGCTCCGAG gacctgTCCAGCGTGTCCAGCAGCCCCACATCCAGCCCCAAGACCAAGGTGGCCgccctgtccctgcccaagCCCAGCCAGGTGGGCCCCACGCAGCTGCTGAAGAGGCAGGTGCCGAGGCCAGACACGGTCCTGACCCACAAGCAGGCACAAG CTCAGTTCgctgcttttctgaaacaaaacatgctGGTGAGGAAAGCTCTTCCTCCTGGCACCTCTTCATGTCTCTTTG TTCCAGTGTCCTCAGAGCACTCGGACGGGGCTGACAGAGAGGATGTGCGTGTGCAGCTGAAGAGGCACCAGACCCCCAGCCCGACCCAGTGCGCCAAAGCCTCCAAACGAGCCAAAATCAAGGTGACCATTGTCTCCCACGGAGATGCTGCGGCCGTGGGCACCGGAGCAGCCCTCAGCACCCAGGCAGAAA TTGTCTCCGGGAAGCCGCTGCCCGTCGGCCAGTCCGTGTCCAGCGCCAAGGAGCTCTCGGGGCTGCTCTCCTCCCCCAA gctgagctcagcagcagcagaggcctCGCTGAGCCCCGCTCCGGCCGGGATCCCCAGCAGCTCGGCCCCCAGCGCCTTCCACGCCCTGCAGAGCCGGCTGgtggccagcagcacccacGGCCTGCAAGCCCAGCCCGCCCCTGCCCTCCCAGGTACCCGCCCTGCCCTcgggaggggaggagaag gagcagcctctgccagcagcctgctccagggGCTGAGCTTCAGCCTGCAGGACATCGGCACCAAGTCCTCGAGCCTCCCTGCCAGCGTGGCTGCTGCCGCCTCACCTGTGCAG AGCTCGGCCGTGAAGGCGCCCAcggccctgcagagcctgggtgCCATCACCACGGACACCGGCGCCATCGTCCGCACCATCCCCGTGGccacctccctgtccctgggggCCTCGGCCAGCGGCAAGCCCACGGCCATCCACCAGCTGCTGACCAACGGGGGGCTGGCCAAGCTGGCCAGCAGCCTCCCGGGGCTGGCCCAGATCTCCAACCAGGCTGCAG GCCTGAAGGCCCCGACGACCATCACGGTGACGCTGCGGGGCCAGCCCGGCCGCGTGGGCACCCTGAGCCAGGCGGCGCTGGGGACGGCGCAGCCCCAGCCGGAGGAGCAGACACAGGGCCCGCAG
- the KANSL3 gene encoding KAT8 regulatory NSL complex subunit 3 isoform X6 has product MTGTFLWKMVISTWFGCFFLSFRISKAKKKSEGLTQSMVDRCIQDEIADFLTGVLTRAESHSGSEPRDLDAEKKKKPRDSSRRDLSFELPERSSRPASPAAKVPASPSGSEDLSSVSSSPTSSPKTKVAALSLPKPSQVGPTQLLKRQVPRPDTVLTHKQAQAQFAAFLKQNMLVRKALPPGTSSCLFVPVSSEHSDGADREDVRVQLKRHQTPSPTQCAKASKRAKIKVTIVSHGDAAAVGTGAALSTQAEIVSGKPLPVGQSVSSAKELSGLLSSPKLSSAAAEASLSPAPAGIPSSSAPSAFHALQSRLVASSTHGLQAQPAPALPGTRPALGRGGEGAASASSLLQGLSFSLQDIGTKSSSLPASVAAAASPVQSSAVKAPTALQSLGAITTDTGAIVRTIPVATSLSLGASASGKPTAIHQLLTNGGLAKLASSLPGLAQISNQAAGLKAPTTITVTLRGQPGRVGTLSQAALGTAQPQPEEQTQGPQDAPW; this is encoded by the exons ATGACGGGaacatttctgtggaaaatggTGATTTCCAcctggtttggttgtttttttctttcctttaggaTAAGCAAAGCCAAAAAGAAGTCAGAAGGGCTGACCCAGAGCATGGTGGACAGGTGCATCCAG GATGAGATCGCCGACTTCCTGACGGGAGTGCTGACCCGAGCCGAGAGCCACTCGGGCTCCGAGCCCCGCGACCTGGACGctgagaagaagaagaagcccCGAGATTCCAGCAGGAGGGATCTGTCCTTTGAGCTGCCCGAGAGGAGCAGCAGACCCGCCTCCCCTGCAGCCAAAGTGCCAGCCTCGCCCTCGGGCTCCGAG gacctgTCCAGCGTGTCCAGCAGCCCCACATCCAGCCCCAAGACCAAGGTGGCCgccctgtccctgcccaagCCCAGCCAGGTGGGCCCCACGCAGCTGCTGAAGAGGCAGGTGCCGAGGCCAGACACGGTCCTGACCCACAAGCAGGCACAAG CTCAGTTCgctgcttttctgaaacaaaacatgctGGTGAGGAAAGCTCTTCCTCCTGGCACCTCTTCATGTCTCTTTG TTCCAGTGTCCTCAGAGCACTCGGACGGGGCTGACAGAGAGGATGTGCGTGTGCAGCTGAAGAGGCACCAGACCCCCAGCCCGACCCAGTGCGCCAAAGCCTCCAAACGAGCCAAAATCAAGGTGACCATTGTCTCCCACGGAGATGCTGCGGCCGTGGGCACCGGAGCAGCCCTCAGCACCCAGGCAGAAA TTGTCTCCGGGAAGCCGCTGCCCGTCGGCCAGTCCGTGTCCAGCGCCAAGGAGCTCTCGGGGCTGCTCTCCTCCCCCAA gctgagctcagcagcagcagaggcctCGCTGAGCCCCGCTCCGGCCGGGATCCCCAGCAGCTCGGCCCCCAGCGCCTTCCACGCCCTGCAGAGCCGGCTGgtggccagcagcacccacGGCCTGCAAGCCCAGCCCGCCCCTGCCCTCCCAGGTACCCGCCCTGCCCTcgggaggggaggagaag gagcagcctctgccagcagcctgctccagggGCTGAGCTTCAGCCTGCAGGACATCGGCACCAAGTCCTCGAGCCTCCCTGCCAGCGTGGCTGCTGCCGCCTCACCTGTGCAG AGCTCGGCCGTGAAGGCGCCCAcggccctgcagagcctgggtgCCATCACCACGGACACCGGCGCCATCGTCCGCACCATCCCCGTGGccacctccctgtccctgggggCCTCGGCCAGCGGCAAGCCCACGGCCATCCACCAGCTGCTGACCAACGGGGGGCTGGCCAAGCTGGCCAGCAGCCTCCCGGGGCTGGCCCAGATCTCCAACCAGGCTGCAG GCCTGAAGGCCCCGACGACCATCACGGTGACGCTGCGGGGCCAGCCCGGCCGCGTGGGCACCCTGAGCCAGGCGGCGCTGGGGACGGCGCAGCCCCAGCCGGAGGAGCAGACACAGGGCCCGCAG
- the C22H2orf42 gene encoding uncharacterized protein C2orf42 homolog: MLGNLGRRRSMDPCPARPKAPSFLSDLGKATLRGIRKCPRCGTYNGTRGLSCKNKTCGTVFRAGTRRQPGADAVRVLTGSHSQLYSVRQRDSRCFVELGVSETAIQTPEGTLITQLSSGRCHAPACSKAAADKQCQHLKLALGCQAEATPLPLKSSVLGAVQAPAEAKQSLWELATEPTGPLVQRVTKSVLVVKCKASQRHSLGYLHASFGQRRFSCACRAPGHGPSKGEDEEEEEEEEESPPPRCIHFLACICAFASDESLAQEFSEFLASDAGGLKGTVTPQLLRGPGATARPRGAAAAKAKRRRRDVGPGPQGPGPLLAPDPAHPGPRRSSLRKLPAASSSSSSSSSSSSSLKRHGCHQALDESQVSLSFQEWLASVTERIHQTMHYQFEGRPEPLVFHIPQSFFEALQQRISSGSGKKRLPNSTTAFVRRDALPLGTFSKYTWHITNVLQVKQIFDTPQVPLEITRSFVQNRDGSYEPFRSPRVEVERLPEGLGPPEKQPPLRPLELQTFLKVGHTSPTQKEPTPFTIEWIPDILPRSRLGELRLNFQYGHHGGPRQPPAPRGTPPSPPRAPAPSPEPPEKGARGAGPGHGTGEPPQNKAAPPHMLPVRPQYPQYLQYSL, from the exons ATGCTGGGAAACCTTGGGAGACGCCG CTCCATGGATCcgtgcccggcccggcccaaAGCCCCGTCCTTCCTGTCGGACCTGGGCAAGGCCACGCTGCGGGGCATCCGCAAGTGCCCGCGCTGCGGCACCTACAACGGCACGCGGGGGCTGAGCTGCAAGAACAAGACGTGCGGCACCGTGTTCCGCGCGGGCACGCGGCGCCAGCCGGGCGCCGACGCCGTGCGCGTCCTCACCGGCTCCCACAGCCAGCTCTACTCCGTGCGCCAGCGTGACTCCCGCTGCTTCGTGGAGCTGGGGGTGTCCGAGACGGCCATCCAGACCCCCGAGGGCACCCTGATCACCCAGCTGAGCTCGGGGCGCTGCCACGCGCCCGCCTGCTCCAAGGCGGCGGCCGACAAGCAGTGCCAACACCTGAAGCTGGCGCTGGGCTGCCAGGCCGAGGCCACGCCGCTGCCGCTCAAGAGCTCGGTGCTGGGCGCCGTGCAGGCGCCCGCCGAGGCCAAGCAGAGCCTGTGGGAGCTGGCCACCGAGCCCACGGGGCCGCTGGTGCAGAGGGTCACCAAGAGCGTGCTGGTGGTCAAGTGCAAGGCCAGCCAGAGGCACAGCCTGGGCTACCTGCACGCCAGCTTCGGCCAGCGCCGCTTCTCCTGCGCCTGCCGCGCCCCTGGGCACGGCCCCAGCAAGggggaggacgaggaggaggaggaggaggaggaagagtcGCCCCCCCCACGCTGCATCCACTTCCTCGCCTGCATCTGCGCCTTCGCCAGCGACGAGAGCCTGGCCCAGGAGTTCTCTGAGTTCCTGGCCTCCGACGCCGGCG GGCTGAAGGGGACGGTGACCCCGCAGCTGCTCCGCGGCCCCGGAGCCACGGCGCGGCCTCGGGGGGCGGCTGCAGCCAAGgccaagaggaggagaagggacGTGGGGCCAG GGCCGCAGGGGCCCGGGCCCCTCCTGGCTCCGGACCCGGCTCATCCCGgccccaggaggagcagcctgAGGAAGCTGCCGGCcgcctcctcctcatcctcctcttcctcatcctcctcctcctcgctgAAGAGACACG GCTGTCACCAGGCTCTGGATGAATCCCaggtgtccctgtccttccAGGAGTGGCTGGCCAGCGTCACAGAGCGCATCCACCAGACCATGCACTACCAGTTCGAGG GCCGCCCGGAGCCGCTGGTTTTCCACATCCCCCAGTCCTTCTTCGAGGCGCTCCAGCAGCGCATCTCCAGCGGCAGCGGCAAGAAGAGGCTCCCCAACTCCACCACGG CCTTCGTGCGCAGGGACGCGCTGCCCCTGGGCACCTTCTCCAAGTACACCTGGCACATCACCAACGTCCTGCAGGTGAAGCAGATCTTCGACACGCCCCAG GTGCCGCTGGAGATCACGCGGAGCTTCGTGCAGAACCGCGACGGCTCCTACGAGCCCTTCCGCAGCCCCCGCGTGGAGGTGGAGCGGCTGCCCGAGGGGCTGGGCCCCCCCGAGAAACAGCCCCCGCTGCGGCCCCTCGAGCTGCAGACCTTCCTCAAAGTCG GACACACGTCCCCCACGCAGAAGGAGCCCACCCCGTTCACCATCGAGTGGATCCCCGACATCCTGCCCCGCTCGCGCCTCGGGGAGCTGCGCCTCAACTTCCAGTACGGCCACCACGGGGGGCCCCGGcagccccccgccccccgcgggacccccccgagccccccccGGGCACCGGCACCTTCTCCTGAGCCCCCCGAGAAAGGGGCACGGGGGGCTGGGCCTGGCCATGGCACCGGGGAGCCCCCCCAGAATAAAGCAGCGCCACCCCACA tgctcccagttcgCCCCCAGTATCCGCAGTACTTGCAGTACTCCCTGTGA
- the KANSL3 gene encoding KAT8 regulatory NSL complex subunit 3 isoform X7: MTGTFLWKMVISTWFGCFFLSFRISKAKKKSEGLTQSMVDRCIQDEIADFLTGVLTRAESHSGSEPRDLDAEKKKKPRDSSRRDLSFELPERSSRPASPAAKVPASPSGSEDLSSVSSSPTSSPKTKVAALSLPKPSQVGPTQLLKRQVPRPDTVLTHKQAQAQFAAFLKQNMLVRKALPPGTSSCLFVPVSSEHSDGADREDVRVQLKRHQTPSPTQCAKASKRAKIKVTIVSHGDAAAVGTGAALSTQAEIVSGKPLPVGQSVSSAKELSGLLSSPKLSSAAAEASLSPAPAGIPSSSAPSAFHALQSRLVASSTHGLQAQPAPALPGTRPALGRGGEGAASASSLLQGLSFSLQDIGTKSSSLPASVAAAASPVQSSAVKAPTALQSLGAITTDTGAIVRTIPVATSLSLGASASGKPTAIHQLLTNGGLAKLASSLPGLAQISNQAAGLKAPTTITVTLRGQPGRVGTLSQAALGTAQPQPEEQTQGPQA; encoded by the exons ATGACGGGaacatttctgtggaaaatggTGATTTCCAcctggtttggttgtttttttctttcctttaggaTAAGCAAAGCCAAAAAGAAGTCAGAAGGGCTGACCCAGAGCATGGTGGACAGGTGCATCCAG GATGAGATCGCCGACTTCCTGACGGGAGTGCTGACCCGAGCCGAGAGCCACTCGGGCTCCGAGCCCCGCGACCTGGACGctgagaagaagaagaagcccCGAGATTCCAGCAGGAGGGATCTGTCCTTTGAGCTGCCCGAGAGGAGCAGCAGACCCGCCTCCCCTGCAGCCAAAGTGCCAGCCTCGCCCTCGGGCTCCGAG gacctgTCCAGCGTGTCCAGCAGCCCCACATCCAGCCCCAAGACCAAGGTGGCCgccctgtccctgcccaagCCCAGCCAGGTGGGCCCCACGCAGCTGCTGAAGAGGCAGGTGCCGAGGCCAGACACGGTCCTGACCCACAAGCAGGCACAAG CTCAGTTCgctgcttttctgaaacaaaacatgctGGTGAGGAAAGCTCTTCCTCCTGGCACCTCTTCATGTCTCTTTG TTCCAGTGTCCTCAGAGCACTCGGACGGGGCTGACAGAGAGGATGTGCGTGTGCAGCTGAAGAGGCACCAGACCCCCAGCCCGACCCAGTGCGCCAAAGCCTCCAAACGAGCCAAAATCAAGGTGACCATTGTCTCCCACGGAGATGCTGCGGCCGTGGGCACCGGAGCAGCCCTCAGCACCCAGGCAGAAA TTGTCTCCGGGAAGCCGCTGCCCGTCGGCCAGTCCGTGTCCAGCGCCAAGGAGCTCTCGGGGCTGCTCTCCTCCCCCAA gctgagctcagcagcagcagaggcctCGCTGAGCCCCGCTCCGGCCGGGATCCCCAGCAGCTCGGCCCCCAGCGCCTTCCACGCCCTGCAGAGCCGGCTGgtggccagcagcacccacGGCCTGCAAGCCCAGCCCGCCCCTGCCCTCCCAGGTACCCGCCCTGCCCTcgggaggggaggagaag gagcagcctctgccagcagcctgctccagggGCTGAGCTTCAGCCTGCAGGACATCGGCACCAAGTCCTCGAGCCTCCCTGCCAGCGTGGCTGCTGCCGCCTCACCTGTGCAG AGCTCGGCCGTGAAGGCGCCCAcggccctgcagagcctgggtgCCATCACCACGGACACCGGCGCCATCGTCCGCACCATCCCCGTGGccacctccctgtccctgggggCCTCGGCCAGCGGCAAGCCCACGGCCATCCACCAGCTGCTGACCAACGGGGGGCTGGCCAAGCTGGCCAGCAGCCTCCCGGGGCTGGCCCAGATCTCCAACCAGGCTGCAG GCCTGAAGGCCCCGACGACCATCACGGTGACGCTGCGGGGCCAGCCCGGCCGCGTGGGCACCCTGAGCCAGGCGGCGCTGGGGACGGCGCAGCCCCAGCCGGAGGAGCAGACACAGGGCCCGCAG